A genomic region of Euwallacea similis isolate ESF13 chromosome 29, ESF131.1, whole genome shotgun sequence contains the following coding sequences:
- the LOC136417588 gene encoding uncharacterized protein, translating into MPRHNDFSFSEMRDVICVFAQIHFNGRAAARSYFELYPNRQQPNHKLFRNLYNHLGETGSFRPQSQNNDARRTIPVEQEEEILVRIAENKTLSTRRLSATMGMSQSSVWRILHKEKFHPYHLTPVQNLLAEDRSARLRFSRFFQEKQNEDPNFLNKILFTDEATFTRRGIFNWKNSHLWDSENPNAVRETHFQHEFKINIWCGVIGDFFIGPFELPANLNGLLYLHFLQGQLNELLEDVPLYLRQNMWFMQDGTTPHFSLQVRQHLNNVFPH; encoded by the coding sequence atgccaAGGCATAATGACTTTTCCTTTAGTGAGATGCGCGATGtgatttgtgtttttgctcAAATACATTTTAACGGTCGTGCTGCAGCGCgtagttattttgaattatatcccAACCGACAACAACCCAATCacaaattattcagaaaccTGTACAATCATTTGGGCGAAACAGGCTCTTTTCGCCCTCAAAGCCAAAACAATGATGCTCGAAGGACTATCCCGGTTGAACAGGAAGAGGAAATTTTAGTacgaattgctgaaaataaaacattaagtaCACGTCGGTTAAGTGCAACGATGGGAATGAGTCAATCGTCTGTCTggagaattttacataaagaaaaattccatccatatcatttaacacctgttcaaaatttgctcgCTGAAGACCGTTCTGCTCGCTTAAgattttctcgattttttcaagagaaacaaaacgaagatccaaattttttaaacaaaattttatttactgacgaGGCAACTTTCACACGCCGTGGAATTTTCAACTGGAAAAATAGCCATTTATGGGATTCTGAGAATCCAAATGCTGTACGAGAAACACATTTCCAACACgaatttaagataaacatttggTGTGGTGTGATAGgtgacttttttattggtcCTTTCGAACTTCCAGCCAATTTAAATGGCCTTctgtatttacattttttgcaagGACAACTTAACGAACTTCTCGAAGATGTTCCATTATATTTACGTCAAAATATGTGGTTCATGCAAGACGGAACGACTCCACATTTTTCTCTCCAAGTGCGCCAACATTTGAACAATGTTTTTCCACATTGA